The genomic segment GCCTTGCGCGGCGTGTTCACGTCCTGGAACACTTCCGGCAGCAGCACGAAGTCGTCACACATGAGGCTGGAGGCGTTGAAGAGTGCGGCAGCCGCCATCATGAAGCAGTAGTACCACGGCATCTCCCGCTGCGTCCTCAGTGCCTCCAGCACCGTGCCGAGCAGCGACGGACTGTCCTCCCGCGCGGGGTGGGCGTGTGGCCGCTCCTCCCTCGGCAGCACCAGTCTCAGTACCACGTACAGCACGGGGTACAGCGTCAGTATCAGCCAGAACACGTGCAGCGTCCCGAGGAGGCTCAGACCGTGCTCATCCTGCAGCCAGCGGTACAGCAGCAGGCCGCCGCCCCGGGCGAAGGAGCTGCCGGCGGTGACGGAGGCGTAGAGGATGCTGGTGTCCGCCGCAGTGAAGTGCTGCATGAACAGCGGGATGAGCGCCACGTCCTTGGCGAACACCTCACCGAGGGCGAACACGAGGCGGCCGGCGAACAGCAGCGGTACGGAGCCCCGCATGGCGCCGCGCACGAACATCAGCTcgcccgccaccaccagcacgcTGCCGCCGAAGCCCACGCCCCAGGGGGTGAGTGGCCCGCTGCTGGATACGGCCACAGCCAGGATGCCGAGAACGAGGGGGTAGAACTCTACGATGGAGAGTTCAAAGGCGACAAGGCCATCAGGCAGGCCCGCCAGCCTCTTGACGTCCTCCTCCAGCACGTGGTACTCGGGGCGGAGGTGCAGTAGCGCCTGCATGGACACGGCCGCGGCGCATACTTTGAGGCACGCAGACACCATGGCGGCTGTGTGGCGCGAAGGACGAGAACGCAAAAGGAAAAGACTGAGACGGTAGACTGAAACAGTTTCGTAAGAACGCGGAAAAAAAATTTCTGCCACATACAGAGCACGAAAGATATAACCGCGGACCACCCATACAATACcacactgatactactactaatgatgacgCTGTTAATACtgtcatcaccacgaccaccatcagtATCAAagcctctccatcctccttccttcagtcccacttcattccttcccctctgaGCGGCAGCTTCTAACATGACGCAACTCAATTTCCTTCCACATTCACCAAGGTCACGAGCAGTTCAGCACTCAGCACCGCCGTGGTCTCCCTCAGCACGGGCACCAGCAAGGCGCAGTCGAAGGACGCGAACTTTACGACCCCTGAAGCACACGTCGATGCCTTCATTTAGTCTCTTAACAAGATTATTGAGTGTAAAGTCTAGGATGACGTCACGAGCACACCAAGAAGGATGACGTTAAGCTTATAAGAATAAACACACTTGGATGCTCTCTCCAGGGAAAGTCTGATCCGTGAGCGCTAACTTCCGCCTCGACATGCCGCCGCAGACTATGAGTTAAGCAAAAAATAAGTCTGACCATAATATTTAATGGAAAATGAGGGGCAAGAAACCTCAACGAAACGGAGGGCGTGTGAAGCGTCTCCTCCCCACGGTACAAACCACAACAAGGGCCGACGCGCACCCCAGGCCTAGGAACTACCGGGTGACAAgcgggggtggggaaggggggcaggaagggTGGCGGGTGGGAGGTGAGGAGGCCGCCCACCCGACTACATCAGAACACCCAACGGACCtgcaccatacaactgtacactcgtATTGCCTCTCGTatttccccacctgtaccttctccgctgacccacttcctctttttgctatattcttcattaaaaaaaaatacatatccgTCACCGCCTCGCTCTGGGGCTCTGGAGTGTAGTATGTGTGTGCTAACCGCTTTCCCCTTGCCGTGAAGCGCCTCAACAACGTTATAACTGTTCTTCCCTTCACCGCCATGCACTCcagttcatctttccttcttcctggatTCTCTCACGTAACAACAACAGCTCCTTTGTATTAATTCGGAGATCATTCTTCGTGTCCTTGTAAGtctattttttgtatttctttgtgtttttatctCCATTTATTTTTAAGTCTTCACAAAGAATTCATTTGATGTCTCGGTTCTGTGTGATTTTGTTTTCCCCTTTCACATCACCTTTTGTAGCGTGTTgtggtgcttctctctctctctctctctctctctctctctctctctctctctctctctctctctctctctctctctctctctctctctctctctctctctctctctctctctctctctctctctctctctccttccttctctctctctctctctctctctctctctctctctctctctctctctctctctctctctctttgtctctgtttctgtctctctctctctctctccttctctctctctctctctctgtctctctatctctctctctctctctctctctctctctctctctctctctctctctctctctctctctctctctctctctctctctctctctctctctctctctctctctctctctctctctctctctctctctctctctctctcttctgtcaagTTAGCAAGGCAGGTCaggcggaagggagaggaacgaggTCAACGAACGAGGTCACAGGAACGCTGGAAACAACCCTGACGAGAACACGTGACGAGGACGATAAGGACGACAGGGAGGATCAGGGAGACGAGGAGGATCAGGACGACTTGAGGCGgcgggaaagataaggaagataaaagggaacgAAAGAATGGAAGCAAGATTTAAACGCAGTACAGATCCATTGCTCCTACGGTTTCCTTGTCgacaaagaaggaaataaaggcaaGAAAAGGAGATACGTAGACGCGATAACTGTGAATAGAGGTTGTTAGAGAGACTGTAAATAGAGGTTGTTAGAGAGAGATTGTTAGATAGATTTTTATTAGAGATTATTAGATGTTAGAGATTGCCAGAGATAGACTTTTAGAGACGGTTAGATGTTTAGATATTGATGGAGTTTGTTAGAGATTATTAGATTGTTAGTTGCCAGAAATTGTTAGAGATTGTTAGAGATAGGTTATTAGTAAGATATTATTTTCTCTTGAAGCTAAAGGGAAAGTAAGATAGTGACGAGAGATAAAGAgtgaacagataaataaaaagtggTATGATAAAGATAAGGACAGATTCAGAGCAAAGATAAATAACTCGAAAAATAAACGAGATAAATTGAGActgcgacaacaacaacaacaaaacaacaacaacaacaacaacaacaacaacaacaacaataacaacaacaacaatagcaaaagaaaaaaaaaaacaataaagtcgAGGAGCAAACCCACGAAGGAGgacactgaaaaaaaaggaaaaggaaattaaaaaaaaaaaatacgagcaaaaccgagacagacagatcaacgaaacaaaacaaaatgaaaaaataaaaaataaaaacaaagaaaaacagaaaaaaagatgtatggaaaagaaaggaaggaaggaagaagaaaataaaagaaaaccaggaaagaaaaagaaaagtagaaaaatataaatgaggaaACAACGTGATTTAGggcaaaaaaaaacatgagaaataaaataaaaaataaataaaagcgatAAAAAAGAagcatggaaaaaaaaggaaggaaagaaagaagagaagaaaagaaaacctggaaagaaaaagaaaagtagaaaaaaataaataaagaaacaacgTTATTAAAGGCAAAACagaaaacatgagagagagaaataaaataaaaataaataaaaacgatctctccctctccatccctctttctgcctcctcccctcccttcctacctccatccctttccctctccctctccctctccccctcacctgcgCCTCCCTGCTCACCTGAACCGCTGCAGCTCACGATAAATCCAATCAGTCACGTCCTCTTTGAACACCTGCCGCTCGATCTCCAGGTCCATCTTGTTGCCGGCGATGACGATGGGAATCTCCTCGAAGTCGGTCCTCTGTTCCTTGATCTCCCCGATGACCTGCCGCACGGTGTCGAAGGAGTGCGTCTGGTCGATGGAGTAGACGATGAGGAAGGCGTGTGCGTTGGCGATGGACAAACGCCTCATCGCCGGGAACTGGAAATCGCCCGCTGTGTCCAAGATATCCACTTTGAGGGTGATGCGGCCGATTTCATAGTCCCGGTTGTAAAGGTCCTCCACCGTGCTCTTGTATTTGTCCGTGTACTTGCTGAAGAGGAAGCGGTTGATGATGGAGCTCTTGCCCACGCCAGCGCCACCGAGCAGCACCAGGCGTATTCTGTGCTCGTGATCAGTCATACCGAAGAGCTGGAGGCTATAGGCTGAAGGAATGGGAGAACAGACGTATGGGGGATAAGAGGGAGGATCAAAGAAGGTATTGTGCGGGGAAAGAGAGTTTATAAGAGGGTATAGTAGCGTGAAATTCGAGGAAAGGGAACAATAGGCGTGTAGGTgaagaaggagatgggaagagtaCCAGAAGGTGTTCCGATGTTACTATTACTTAGGAGGTTATATTTAGCTATGAAGGTGTTGAAGGTTGAACAAAGGAGCCTAAAGGAGTGAGGGTGAAGAGGGATACCGTGGAAAGACTACGAAATGGCGTTACTTCTTACGTAGGAAGTTAGAGACAGCTCAAGTACGGAACTAATTGAAGGCGGAGAACAGGAAAACACAGGATTGATATCTGGACAGGCGCTGGGAACGATGTCACTAGAAGCTTATGAGAAACTCGTGACAGTGTTGAGAGAGGAAATTAAATCAAGGACGTATTGGAGAAGAAGGACGATGGAAAAGCAGCACCAGATCGCGTTTTTGGCGTGGGAAGAGCAAAGAGAGCTACAATTACGACTCCTGAGAgctgtgaaagagaaaatgaggttaGGACAATAATACTAATGGGATATAGATCGCACTTATGGGCAAGGTAGAGAAAGAGTG from the Eriocheir sinensis breed Jianghai 21 unplaced genomic scaffold, ASM2467909v1 Scaffold165, whole genome shotgun sequence genome contains:
- the LOC126990444 gene encoding GTP-binding protein Di-Ras2-like, with translation MTDHEHRIRLVLLGGAGVGKSSIINRFLFSKYTDKYKSTVEDLYNRDYEIGRITLKVDILDTAGDFQFPAMRRLSIANAHAFLIVYSIDQTHSFDTVRQVIGEIKEQRTDFEEIPIVIAGNKMDLEIERQVFKEDVTDWIYRELQRFRCRVIECSAKENLHIKDIFRTFLQIGKVPQGEDSSLKRQSSAYCKTRSQHRSQTPPSDRESIPENGGASGSTPPSAFSRNKPRSRSLIRRSSKKAKQQVRDAQPDECSLS